Below is a window of Prosthecobacter algae DNA.
AGACGGATGAGGTCTCCGGCGAAACTTCCTTGCAGGAAAAGCTGGCCGGGTATGGACCCCAGATCGCGCTTTACCGCAATGCCATCTCCAGGCTGACCGGCGTGCCGGAAAGCGCGGTGCGATGCAGCCTGCTGTTCACCCGACTGCGCCAGTTGGTGGATCTGTGATTCAGTTCACCGCAGCCGCACGCGCACGGGCGATGACCAGTTGTCGTACCAGCAGCTCGCTGCTGCCCCGGATTCCCGCGCTGAGGCGCAGGATCTCTCCTTTGGCCTCGGTGGTGAGGGTGATCTGGCCCAGGCGCATCACCCCATAGGTGGTGGCGCTGGCCGTCATTTTGCTGGCATCTACGGATGCCTCTGCCTTTTGACTCGCCAGGGAGACCTGGATGGTCATGGGCTGGGTGAGAACGGGGCAGGCGTAGTTCAGCACAATGTCATAGGTGCCTGCGGGCAGGGATTCGATGCGCCAGTCGATCTCGCCGACGGCGGCGGCATCTGGGCTGGCGCTGCCGCTGGGAGTGGGCGTGATGCTGCGGGCCAGGGCCGGTGTGAGGGCAATGAAAGCACGCGTGTTTTTCACCAGCGCTGGCATGGGCTGGGTGACGGGCATTTCAGACGGGGTCTTGAGTGACTGCACGGCGGCGGCTAGGTCCACCACGCCACCGCTGGTGATGATGCCCTGGATGCGTTCGATCTCACTCTGGTAAGGCTTGGGATCATCCGCCTGGGCCGCGAGTTTTTGCAGGTCGGTGATGTACTTGCTCAGCAGCGGGATGTGCTTGGTGCGCAACTGAAGCTGGTAGATGGTTTCCATCTGCCGGAGGCGCGAGCTCTCGCTGCTCGCCGCCACGGGGGCTGAGTTGACAGGCAGGGACACCTGGGCCAGCCCGGCAGCAGGGATCGCCAGAAGGCTGCTGAAAAGAAGGTGCCTCAGGTTCATGGGGGGGAGTCCTCCGAAAGTGACCACGCACCTGGGGCGGGCTTTTGGCGGCGTGCCGTCTTTTCCCGGTCTAACAAGGAATCGAACAAGCCGTTTTCCATCATCCCTCGCCTGTCCTTTGGCGGCATGACGGCGGCGAGCCCCTGGTCCACCAGTACATTTTGATAAAGGCCGATTTCGGGCAAAAATACGAGGGCGTTGGAGGTGCCGTCTTTGCTTTTTCCAGGACGCACCAGCACGCGCAGATCCTTGCCCTCCAGATACCCGGCGGTGAACTCCTGGGCGGCCCGTCCCAGCGGGGTGACATCGCTGCTGCCGAGCCGGAAATGCTGTGCAAAGGTCTTGGACGCCTCCTTGTCTGAATCGTCGAGCGGAGCACACTGCAACCACAGCAGACGAATGGTGAGGCGGCGGCCTTCGTGCTCAATCATGAAACGATCCCCCTGATTGCCTGCATCCTCGACGAAGCGGGCACCGTCCAGATCCTCAAAGCCGTTGAGGCCGCCATTGTTGCCCAGCATGCGCAAAGGCCCGGCTGTCTGGCCTCGGCTGTTCTCCATCAGCTTCAGCAGCCGTTTGATTTCCGCATCCGCAGAATCTGCCAGCGCCGGATTGCTGGTGGCCAGCGCCCGGATGTTTTCCAAGTAGCTGTCCACGATGGGCTTTTGTGCGCTGGTGAGAGCTTCGTTGAGTGATTTTTTCAACGAATCGAGGGTAGGGCCTTCCGGGGCTGGGCTGGTGATGGTGGGGGCTTCCACAGTAGCGGGCAACAGCCGCAGATTGCGCAGGCGGAGCAGATTGCCCGGATAGCCCGTCGCCGAGGTCAGCCGTAGGGTCACCGGACTGCGTGTGAAGTTGACAGGGCCGATTTTCACCGCCTCGAACGTCGTGTCATCGTGGCTGAGTTTGATCTCAAAGGAGCGCCGATTTTCGGCGGCACCTGCGAGAAGGGAAACCTCCAGAAATTCGAAAGCCGCCGTTTCCTGTGGCTGAGAACGACCAGGAACGAAAGTCCCGGGAAGGGATGGCAGTTCGACAAGGTTTGCCTCGAGTTCCAGATAGTATTTGCCGGGGGAGAGCCGCAAGTTCGACCATTCTGCCCCGCTGCCACCCGTGCGCCAGCCGGTGATCAGGTCCCCACGAGATTCGGCGGAGCCGATGAAACGGGCCTGGGCTGGCAGCAAAGGAAAGGCCAGGGACTGTGCCAGAGGTTCATCATTGGAGGGATACAGGGCCTTCAGTTCGGCCCGGCGCTGTTGCACCAGCCTGGCCTCTTCATAGTCGGCTGCTTCGGCCAGTTCCTGTTCCACTTTGGCAAGCGCACGCTCATACTGGTCGGTCAGCGTCTGCGAATCTGCCATGACCTGCCGCAGGAAACCTGCACGTGTCACCGCCAGCGGGGCAGGGTCCGGTTTCTGGGCCATCGCCGTTCCCAGGCACAAGCCAACGACCACCAGGAGGCGGATGCCAAAGAGAAAACTGGAAGGCCGGGCGTTCATCACTTGCTGGCTGGCACCAAATCGACGGCCAGCAGTTGCATCAAATTGTCTTTCAGGACGGTACGTGCCGTGATCTTCAGGGGGCCTGTGCCATCGGTGATTTTCAGCGTGCCGAGATTCTTTTCCTGAGGCCCCTTCAGCGTGGTTTCCACATCGGCCATCAGACTGAAGCGGGTCTCTTGCACAGCCAGGGCGCCGCCTTCGAGGGGGGTGCAACGGTAGCGCAGCACCACCTCGTAACCCCCAGGTGGAAGGTTGTTCAGTTTCCATTCGGCCGTAGCACCGGGTTTTGCCCAGCCGGTGATGGCTCCTCCATCCCGCCTCACGCCGGAGAGTTTGGCAGACTCCAGCGACAGGCGAATGCGGTCCGGCAACATGCTGGAGCGGATGGATTGCTCGCGGGTTTGCAAAAGCAGCAGTTCTTTGTCGAGCCGTTCAAGTTCGGTCTCCAGCCGTTTGCGGAGATCGCGTGCCTCAATCGCTCCTGTGTAGTCGCGGGTTTCTGCGCGGCTTTTTTCCAGCAGGATCAGCTCTGAAAGGTGCTTTTTGAGAGGGGTCAGGCTGGTTTCCAGGATGTTACGCTGAAAGCTCAGCCTCGCCAGATCCATGGTGCGCTTCGGGTCAGGCTCGGCACCGGGCACGACCGTGGGGGCGGCCAGCAGCGCCAGTCCGCCAAGCCACAGGCAAAAGCCGGATACAAGCGCGAGGTTCACAGAAGAGAGATTAGGGCAAAAACTATGCCGATTTGATCGAAAATCAGGCATGGCAACGACCCTATCCAAACCAACGTCCGTGGCAAGGCCCGTGTTGTAGGCATTGGGGTCGAAGGGTGTGCATCGTGGAAGAAAGAGGAGCTGTGCAACTTCTCCCCTCGTAATCGGTTTCACCTCCCCCATGAAGCTCCCCCTTTTGCTCACCGCCCTGTCCTTCGCCAGCCTTCAAGCCGCTGATTGGCCTCGTTTTCTTGGTCCTAACGGGGCGGCCGTGGTGGAAGAGGTTGCGGTGCCCACGACCTGGTCGCAGACGGAAAACCTGGCCTGGAAGAAGGACCTGCCGGGTCCGGGTTCATCCAGCCCCATTGTGGTGGGGGACAAGGTGTTTGTCACTTTCTGGAGCGGCTATGGGGACAAACCGGAGGCCAAGGACCCCAAAAAGCTTCAGCGGCATCTTCTTTGTCTGAATCTTGCGGATGGCAGCAAACGCTGGGAAACCATCGTCGCCTCTTCGGCGGAAGAGGACCCCTATGAGGGGTTCATCACGGAGCATGGTTATGCCACCCACACCCCCGTCAGTGATGGTGAGCACGTGTATGTCTTCTTTGGCAAAAGCGGGGCCTATGCCTTTGATCTGGAAGGCCAGCAGCTCTGGAAAGCCTCTCTAGGCACTGGTTCGGGAAGCCGTCGTTGGGGTTCCGGTGGCAGTCCCATTTTGTACAAGGACATGCTCATCGTGAATGCCACGGATGAGAGCCAGGCCCTCTACGCTCTGGACAAAAAGACTGGCAAACAGCTTTGGAAAGCCAAGGGAGACAAGATTGATCTGGCCTATGGCACCCCTTCCATCATGGAATCTGGAGGCCGGACGGATCTCGTCTTTGCGATTGCCGATGAAGTCTGGGGTTTGAATCCGGACACTGGCAAGATGCGTTGGTTTGCCACCCATGGCCTGCCTGGGAACATCTCTCCGTGCCTGATCCAGGATGGCGACAAGGCCTATCTTTTTGGCGGTTATCCCACCCAGGGCAGTGCGGCCATTAAGCTGGGCGGGCAGGGGGATGTCACCGCCACCCACATCCTGTGGACCAGCAAGACCAGCTCCTATGTGCCGACTCCGGTGCTGCACAAGGGCCATCTTTATGTCGTCAATGATCAGGGTTTTGCCATCTGCATGGATGCCAAGACGGGCCAGGACATCTACCGCGAACGGGTCATTGATACCGGCGGCGGTCGTGGCCGGGGCAAGCCCTTTTATGCCTCTCCCGTGCTCATCGGCGATCGTCTCTACTGTGTTTCACGCCGGGGCGGCACCTATGTCCTGGCGGCAAAACCTGTGTTTGAGCGCCTGGCCCATAACACGCTGACGGGGGATGAATCGCAGTTTCACGGCAGCCCGGCGGTTGTCGGAGATCGCCTGCTGTTGCGGAGTGAGAAGGCTCTGTATTGCATCCAGGGCTCCAAGTAAAAGGGAGTCCAGGCTGGACCTCAGTCCATTCCGGTATCCGTCAGCCGCTGCAGTTGGCGCACCAGTTCTTTGACCTCGTGCGCCCCACGGATGTCGCTAAACTTCACCTCAATGCCGGCATTGGCCGCTGAGGAGAAGTCCACTGTGCCCAGCCCCAGCAGTCCTTTGAGGCCGCTTTCATAGACATCAATGCTGCGTATGTCGCAGATACGCACCTCTCTGGAGCTGCGCCCCAGCAGGCCCCAGACCACCTCCACGCGCTCCTCCGTCACCAGGTAGGTGCGGGTCCCCCGTGCGATGCCGACCACCAGCAGCAGAGTCAGGGCCGCCATGCCGGTGATGGGGGCATAAATGGGCTCGATCTTCATCAGCATGGCTGTGGTGATGAGCAGTAGCAGGGCCAGAAACAGGGCCTTGCCCGCCCCCAGCCATGATGGGTGAGACTCGTGCAGGATCAGTTCACCTGCGGGGGTGTAGCGGTCATTTGTGACGACTTCAGTCTCCTCTTCTGGGGCGGTGACGTCATCTTCATCAGTGAATTCTTCCTCATCAACGGGTGCATCGGCGCGGAATTCCCGAAACATGGGGCGGTCGATCCGTGCCCCGGCACTGGCCCTGGGGGCCCGCATGCCACCGATCACATCTCCCACCGTGTGATCTCGCCCAGACACGGTGTCTTCACACAGATCCCCGCGTGCCAGGGATCCCCGTTCCACAAGAAGAAACAAATCTTCCTTGGACAACAATCCCGGAAAAGCCGGATGATCGTGCAGACGGTAGCGCATGAATGGGAAAAGCCGCCCCAGTCTTAAAGGAAAGAGCGTGAGATGCAAAAGACAAAGGCTGGGTGGCGACGTATTTGATGACTTCATTCCGGCGCAGTGAAAAGGCCTCGCTTTGATTCAGGGGCGGTTGAGCGGGCTTGCGCGACGTAATCAGTGGTGATACGGCACATCATACCCATGGACTTGCTTCACTTGCGCGCAGATTTCCCCATCCTCGATCAGGAGGTGCATGGGCATCCGCTGGTGTACTTTGACAATGCGGCCAGCAGCCAAAAGCCACGTCAGGTCATCGAGACCCTGGTCCGCTATTACCAGCAGGACAATGCCAACGTCCATCGCGGGCTGCATGAACTCAGCATGCGGGCGACGGATGCCTTTGAAGCCACGCGGAAAAAGATCGCCCGCTTCATCGGTGCTGCCCGCGAGGAGGAAATCATTTATACCCGTGGGACCACGGAGGGCATCAATCTGGTGGCCCAGGTCTGGGCTGCGCAGTTTCTGAAACCCGGAGATGTCATCCTGCTCACAGGCATGGAGCATCACAGCAACCTTGTGCCCTGGCAGTTGGCTGCTAAGCGCAGCGGTGCGGTTTTAAGGCACATCCCTGTTCAGGAAGATGGCACGCTGGATCTCGTTGCGGCGGAGCCGTTGTTCGATGAGCAGGTCAAGGTCTTTGCCTGCGTCCATATTTCAAATTCTCTGGGCACGGTGAATCCAGTGCGCGAACTCTGCGCCAAGGCCCGTGCCCTGGGCGCGATGACTCTGGTGGACGGAGCCCAGGCTGTGGGGCACATCCCGGTGGATGTGCAGGCCATCGGTTGCGATTTTTACGCTTTTTCCGGCCACAAGATGTGCGCTCCCACGGGCATCGGTGCCTTGTATGGGCGGTATGAATTGCTGGAGCAAATGGAGCCCTGGCAAGGGGGGGGCGAAATGATCACGACGGTGACGCTCGAAACCTCTGCCTACAAGGCCCCGCCGGCCAAGTTCGAAGCAGGCACGCCTAACATTGCCGATGTCATCGGACTGGGCGCTGCGATTGATTACCTGGAAGCCGTGGGGCTGGAAAACATCCAGGCACATGGGATGGAGCTGACCGAGTATGCCTATCAGCGCATGTCTGATCTGCCAGGCATCCGCATTCTGGGGCCGCAGCAGCCACGTGCTTCCCTCATCGCCTTTGCCCTGGCCTGCGCCCATCCTCATGATCTGGTGGAGTATGCCAACACGTACGGCCTGGCCCTGCGTGGGGGGCATCACTGCACGCAGCCGCTGATGAAACGTTTCAAGCTGCCGGGCACCAGCCGTGCCAGTTTCTATTTTTACAACACCCGCGCCGAGGTGGACCGGATGATGGACATCCTGCACCAGGCGGTTAAATTTTTCTCCTGATGGCCCTCTCTGACGAACTGCGCGACCTGTACCAGCAGGTTATCCTCGACCACTCCAAAAATCCCCGCAATCACGGTGAACTCACCGGTGACTGTGTGCATGTCCATGGCGACAACCCGACCTGCGGGGACGAGATCGACATGTGGGTGAAATTTGGCCCGGAAGGGCAGGTGGAGGACATCAAGTTCACCGGCCAGGGCTGTGCCATCAGCCAGGCCAGTGCCTCCATGATGACGGTGAAGATCAAAGGATCCGAAGGGGCCAAGGCCCGCTCCATGCTGGAAGACTTCCGCCATGTGGTGCTGGGTGATGCGCCTGTGAAGGACGAGGATGCTCTGGGCGAACTCATCCTTCTGGAAGGGGTGCAAAAGTTCCCTCAGCGGGTCAAATGCGCCATGCTCGGCTGGCGTGCCCTGGAGCAGGCGATGGGCGAGCAGCAGAAGCAGGACGTCTGAAAGTCACAATAGGGTGTCAATACAAAGCATCCGCACGCAAGGGATGCGGCCCTCGGTGACGTACATTTGGGGCATGTTTCATTCCCCGCGTTTTCTTGTCACTGCCGTCCTGGGACTCATCGTCGGCGGCTCTTTCGCCAAAGAGCCCTTCAAGCCCAATCTCGGCCCCGACCTACCCAGCATCCAAGTGACCTGCGGGGGGGTGACGGTGATGCTGCGTCAAGCCTCCCAGTGGACACCTGGCCGTCTTGACTTTCGAGGCTCGGCCATGACGACGGAACGCAGCGCCTATGGCACGGTCTTTTCCTTTCCAGATGTCGGTTTCATCGGCACAGGGCATTTGGAAAATGAGCCGGAGCCCTTGCAGTCACTGGCCTTTTTTCTGGATGGTCAGCCTGTGGCCAATCCCACCGCCGAGATGAAAGGCAGCACGTTCCGTTTTGAGCGCAGGTCGCGCGTCCGCCAGTTTGATCTCACCTGCATTCTGGAGATCCGGGACAACCGTCTTTACGAGACCACCACCGTTCACACGGATGAGGCCCAGCCACTCAAGCTGGTGTATCATTTCATGCATGCCTGGGCACCGACGGTTTCGGCCTTCATCGCCGGGCGGGATGCGAACCCGGGTCAAGTGATGACTGGGGTCCTGAACGACGATGCGGCCCTGGCGCGGAAGTTTTACATCAATGAGCCGGTGGATTGGATGTCCGTCTATGAACCGAAGAGCGGCCAGTATGGGGTGTCGCGCCTGCTGGAGACACCGCCCCAGGGAAAGCCGATTTCCATGATCTGGAATGTGCCGGGCAGTTACCGGAAGTATTATCTGAAGAGCTTTAGCAATGAGACGGTGCCTGCGGGTTTCACGGGCACGTGGAAAATGGTCACCACCTTTGGGGCTGCCCCTGAGGCTGAATGGGAAGCGGCTGCACGCAAGACCGCAGCGGATTTGGGCAAGCCGTGATGGCTGAGGGCGTGAGGCTGCTGTCCGGTCTTGCTTGAGATTTGCGGTCATCGCTTGCACCTTGCCCGCCAGATCTGCCATGCCCGAACTTCCTGAAGTCGAAACCACCCTCCGCGGCGTCTCCCCTTACCTCGTTGGCCGCAGCATTCGGGAGGTCATCGTCCGGGACTCCCGGCTGCGCTGGCCGGTGCCGGAGACGGTGCATGAACTGGAAGGGCAGCGCATCACCGCTGGCCAGCGCCGGGGAAAGTACCTGCTTTTCACCTCGTCCAAAGGAACTCTGCTGCTGCATCTGGGCATGTCTGGAAGCCTGCGGGTGACGGACCCTGACACTCCGTGGCGGAAACATGATCACTTTGCGCTGACGACAGACCGTGGGATGCAGATTCGTCTGCATGATCCACGGCGTTTCGGGGCGGCCCTGTTTATTCATGGGGATCCGTTGTTGCATCCTTTGTTAGCCGAGCTGGGGCCGGAGCCGCTTTCGGACGATTTCACAGTCGCTCTGTTGAAGACGCAGTGTGGTGGGCGCAGTGCGCCGGTGAAGGCGGTCATCATGGACAGCCATGTCGTTGTTGGAGTGGGCAATATCTATGCCTGCGAGGCACTGTTCATGGCGGGGATTTCACCCCTGAAGGCGGCAGGCAAAGTGAGCGGGCCGAGGCTGGCGAAGCTGGTGCAGGCCATTCGCGAGGTGCTGGTGGCCTCCATTGAAATGGGGGGCACCACCTTGCGTGATTTCCTCAATGAAAAGGGAGAGCCTGGCTACTTCAAACAGACCCTCCGCGTCTATGACCGGGAGGGACAGCCCTGCCATGCCTGTGCTACTACCGTCAAACGGGTGGTGATGAGCAACCGCTCCACGTTTTACTGCCCGACCTGCCAGAAGTGATCTGGCAGCATAGGCCCCCTAGAGATTGGGCCTGATGACGACGATGTCTCCCAGCATCTGTTCCTGCTCCACCATGAGGTGATTCAGCTTCATGAGTTCGAGCATGGCCAGGAAGGTGACGATGACCTCCACCCGGCTGGCGGCAGTGCTGAACAGGGAGTCAAACCGCACTCGTCCCCCCATAGGGATGGCCTCCAGCAGATGCTCAATCTTGTCGGCGACGCTGTAGCGGTCGCTGACGATTTCGCGGATGTCGGTGGAGTTTTCGAAGCGCTTCAGCACCTTTTGAAAAGCGCGGATGAGATCGAAAATGCCCACTTGCCCAACGATGTCGGGTGCGGGGGCCGTCAGGTCTGGCAACTCCGGCGTTGTGGCAAAAAATTCGTCGGCTTTCACTTCCTGGGTTCCAAGAAACTGGGCCACGTCCTTGAACTTCTTGTATTCGACCAACTGGCGGATCAGTTCCCAGCGCGGGTCTTCTTCATCGGCATCCTCTTCAGGTGGCTGCTGGGTCTGCGGCAGCAGTTCGCGGCTTTTGAGGTACATCAGGTTGGCGGCCATGACGATGAACTCGCTGGCCACCTCGATATTCAGCATCTTGAAGGTGTTGATGTAGTCGAGGTACTGTTTGGTGATGCGCCCGATGGACACATCATAGATGTCGATCTCATCCTTCTTGATGAGATACAGCAACAGATCGAGGGGGCCCTCGAAAATCTCCAGTTTGACCTTGTAATCCTTGTCTTCCACCTGGGAGCTTATGGGCGGGAAGTGGTGGGAAGCGAGGAGAAAAACTCACTTCACCACGGGCGGTTCGATCCCGAGTTCCAGGGTGAGTTTTCGCGCAGCGTCCAGTTGCTCGGGTTTCACGAAGATCATGCTGTAGTAGTTGCCTTCCAGAACGACAAAGAGAGGCGCATAGCCCTTGGTCTTGTAGTCGTTCACCGTGGCCTCCATTTCTTTCTCGCTGTAGATGGTGCTACGCCACCAGCCATTGAACTGAATGGCCTTGGAGAAAATGGCCCGGTAGGCCTCCTTGCCTTCGTGATACTCGTAATAGATCATCTGCTCCCCAGTTTCTCGCTTGGCATCGGAGAGCTTGGCCATCGCATCCGCCTTCATCCACTCGGTGAAGAGCTTTTCCCGCTCGCGCGATTTGGCGGAGCTGACTTTCGAGGGTTTCACCCGCACGGGTTTGTCGGCAGCCTGGGCCGGTTGGCTGAAGGCGGCGGTCAACAGGAGGCAAAGCAATAGGCAGAAGGCTTTCATGCGAGAAGAACGGTTAAAGCTTACGGTTTGATCAGGAACTTTTCTGAGAAGTTGAAACTGGCGATGCCATCTTTGGGATCAAGGAAGTAGGGCGACGCCTTTGATGGCTTGGCTGCCCGGCTGAATCAGGTCTTCCAGCAAGGACGGCAAATTCTCCCATCCGGTGTGGTGGGTGATCCAGGGCTGGGTGTTGATACGCCCCTCTTGGATCAATGAAAGGATGCGTGGGAAATCCGCTGCCTGGGCATTGCGGCTGGCCAGCAGGGTGAGCTCCCGCCGATGCAGCAGGGGATCGTCCAGGAGCACGGGTTCTTTGGTGATGCCGACGTAAACAATGCGGCCAGTGAACCGGGCCAGCCGCAATGCCCGGGCCATGGATTGTGGATTGCCTGTCGCATCAAAGACCACTTGGGCGGCGGGTTCATCCGGAAGCATTTCCACCACATTTACACCTGGATAATGCTGCGTCACAAAGGCGCGGCGGGCGGCGCTGAGTTCCAGGACGGTGATGTGCTGCGTGGCCAATCGGGCGAACTCCAGGACCGTGAGCCCGATGGGGCCGGCACCGATGATGAGTACATCCTCCGTCGGCCGGATCTCTGCCCGATTCACCGCATGGCAGCCGATGGCCAGTGTCTCCACCAAGGCCAGTTGTTCATAACCTAGAGTATTGCAGGGGTGGAGCTTGGAGGCGGGCAGTAGGAGCCTCTCCCGCATGCCGCCATCGCAATGCACACCCAGAACTGCCAGCGTTTCGCAACAATTGGTTCGGCCCTGAAGGCAGGCATGGCAGTTCCCGCAATGGAGGTAAGGCTCCACAGAACAGCGATCCCCGGGCTGCAAGTGTGTAACATCCGGTCCCACAGCCAGCACCTCGACCCCCAGTTCATGGCCAAGGATGCGCGGGAATTCAATGAAGGGCATCTTGCCCAGATAACCGCTGATGTCAGTGCCGCAGATGCCGATGGCGCGAATCGCGACTAAGGCCTCGCCAGTGCTGGGAGACGCGGTTTCGGGAAGTTCGATCCATTGAAACTGGCGGGGCTGGGAGAGCTGCAGGGCGCGCATGATACCACTGTGCTAGCAGGCCGATTCCCGCGCGGCAATCAAGATCCCGTTCACTTCTGCAAAACGTAGCGTCCGGCCTGGACGGTGATGCGGGGCAGAGGCTGCGTGGGTTGGAAGGCCTCATAACCTGGGCGCAGTTCCTCCCAAAAGGCGGCGGATGAATGGCTGGCTGCCTGGGCCAGACGTTCGGGGGTGAGGGGGAAGGGGAAGACATGCACTGGCGTGCTGTCCTGACCGGCAGACAAGGCGGCCTCGACCACAAGGTAAATCTCTTCGATCACCGGATCGGTCATCGCAAAGCACCCGATGCTGACTTCATTGCCATGCACCATGATGAAGCTGCCTGTACGGCCATGATGCTGGTCATAGGCGTTTGGGTAGCCAATGTTGAACGAGAGATGAAAGTTGCTTCCGGGATTCAGGGCGGCCTTGTCCACGCTGTAAAAACCTTCGGGGGCCTGACCGTCCCCTTCGATGAGCTTGGGGCCGAGGTTGCCAGACATGGCCGCGATGGGATAGGTGCGAAAAAGCTTCCACCCTTGCTTGGATCGCAGCCAGAGTTCCAGGGTTCGGCTTTCTTTGAAGACCCGGATAAAAGCGGGATTCCCCAGCCGCAGCCCCTGTTTTTTCAATTCCGCATTGAGCGGAGCCTGGACTCGGTCACGGGCGTGGGCAAGGCGGTCTGGCGGGGAAAGTTTGCGCCAGTCTTCAGGGGCAGGGGGAGCTGGGTAGGGGAGCTTCATCGAGACACGGCCGGACCATACGCTGGCCAGGAAGGGAAGAGAAATGACAGGCCCACAATCTGAGCAGGTCTGGCCTTTCGGTACCGAACTGAAATAGGCGAGGGCAGCCCCCATCGGAATCAGCAGCCAAAAGACATTTTTCATAAGGGGAGGACACAGCCGGTATGCCCCGCGTGGCGGGCACCCCATATAAGATACCGAATCCTGGGAATTTGATCAATGTTCGCGCTGATTGCGCACCGTCTCTCCGGGACGCCAGGTGCCCTCGGTCATCACAATCTTCGGGTATTTGGGCAGGCCGCGCTCATTTTGCTGCTCCTGGGCCACCAGCAA
It encodes the following:
- a CDS encoding PQQ-binding-like beta-propeller repeat protein; protein product: MKLPLLLTALSFASLQAADWPRFLGPNGAAVVEEVAVPTTWSQTENLAWKKDLPGPGSSSPIVVGDKVFVTFWSGYGDKPEAKDPKKLQRHLLCLNLADGSKRWETIVASSAEEDPYEGFITEHGYATHTPVSDGEHVYVFFGKSGAYAFDLEGQQLWKASLGTGSGSRRWGSGGSPILYKDMLIVNATDESQALYALDKKTGKQLWKAKGDKIDLAYGTPSIMESGGRTDLVFAIADEVWGLNPDTGKMRWFATHGLPGNISPCLIQDGDKAYLFGGYPTQGSAAIKLGGQGDVTATHILWTSKTSSYVPTPVLHKGHLYVVNDQGFAICMDAKTGQDIYRERVIDTGGGRGRGKPFYASPVLIGDRLYCVSRRGGTYVLAAKPVFERLAHNTLTGDESQFHGSPAVVGDRLLLRSEKALYCIQGSK
- a CDS encoding PH domain-containing protein, which encodes MRYRLHDHPAFPGLLSKEDLFLLVERGSLARGDLCEDTVSGRDHTVGDVIGGMRAPRASAGARIDRPMFREFRADAPVDEEEFTDEDDVTAPEEETEVVTNDRYTPAGELILHESHPSWLGAGKALFLALLLLITTAMLMKIEPIYAPITGMAALTLLLVVGIARGTRTYLVTEERVEVVWGLLGRSSREVRICDIRSIDVYESGLKGLLGLGTVDFSSAANAGIEVKFSDIRGAHEVKELVRQLQRLTDTGMD
- a CDS encoding cysteine desulfurase, whose amino-acid sequence is MDLLHLRADFPILDQEVHGHPLVYFDNAASSQKPRQVIETLVRYYQQDNANVHRGLHELSMRATDAFEATRKKIARFIGAAREEEIIYTRGTTEGINLVAQVWAAQFLKPGDVILLTGMEHHSNLVPWQLAAKRSGAVLRHIPVQEDGTLDLVAAEPLFDEQVKVFACVHISNSLGTVNPVRELCAKARALGAMTLVDGAQAVGHIPVDVQAIGCDFYAFSGHKMCAPTGIGALYGRYELLEQMEPWQGGGEMITTVTLETSAYKAPPAKFEAGTPNIADVIGLGAAIDYLEAVGLENIQAHGMELTEYAYQRMSDLPGIRILGPQQPRASLIAFALACAHPHDLVEYANTYGLALRGGHHCTQPLMKRFKLPGTSRASFYFYNTRAEVDRMMDILHQAVKFFS
- the sufU gene encoding Fe-S cluster assembly sulfur transfer protein SufU, translating into MALSDELRDLYQQVILDHSKNPRNHGELTGDCVHVHGDNPTCGDEIDMWVKFGPEGQVEDIKFTGQGCAISQASASMMTVKIKGSEGAKARSMLEDFRHVVLGDAPVKDEDALGELILLEGVQKFPQRVKCAMLGWRALEQAMGEQQKQDV
- the mutM gene encoding bifunctional DNA-formamidopyrimidine glycosylase/DNA-(apurinic or apyrimidinic site) lyase, translating into MPELPEVETTLRGVSPYLVGRSIREVIVRDSRLRWPVPETVHELEGQRITAGQRRGKYLLFTSSKGTLLLHLGMSGSLRVTDPDTPWRKHDHFALTTDRGMQIRLHDPRRFGAALFIHGDPLLHPLLAELGPEPLSDDFTVALLKTQCGGRSAPVKAVIMDSHVVVGVGNIYACEALFMAGISPLKAAGKVSGPRLAKLVQAIREVLVASIEMGGTTLRDFLNEKGEPGYFKQTLRVYDREGQPCHACATTVKRVVMSNRSTFYCPTCQK
- a CDS encoding segregation and condensation protein A, which translates into the protein MEDKDYKVKLEIFEGPLDLLLYLIKKDEIDIYDVSIGRITKQYLDYINTFKMLNIEVASEFIVMAANLMYLKSRELLPQTQQPPEEDADEEDPRWELIRQLVEYKKFKDVAQFLGTQEVKADEFFATTPELPDLTAPAPDIVGQVGIFDLIRAFQKVLKRFENSTDIREIVSDRYSVADKIEHLLEAIPMGGRVRFDSLFSTAASRVEVIVTFLAMLELMKLNHLMVEQEQMLGDIVVIRPNL
- a CDS encoding zinc-binding alcohol dehydrogenase family protein, producing the protein MRALQLSQPRQFQWIELPETASPSTGEALVAIRAIGICGTDISGYLGKMPFIEFPRILGHELGVEVLAVGPDVTHLQPGDRCSVEPYLHCGNCHACLQGRTNCCETLAVLGVHCDGGMRERLLLPASKLHPCNTLGYEQLALVETLAIGCHAVNRAEIRPTEDVLIIGAGPIGLTVLEFARLATQHITVLELSAARRAFVTQHYPGVNVVEMLPDEPAAQVVFDATGNPQSMARALRLARFTGRIVYVGITKEPVLLDDPLLHRRELTLLASRNAQAADFPRILSLIQEGRINTQPWITHHTGWENLPSLLEDLIQPGSQAIKGVALLP
- a CDS encoding L,D-transpeptidase family protein, with product MKNVFWLLIPMGAALAYFSSVPKGQTCSDCGPVISLPFLASVWSGRVSMKLPYPAPPAPEDWRKLSPPDRLAHARDRVQAPLNAELKKQGLRLGNPAFIRVFKESRTLELWLRSKQGWKLFRTYPIAAMSGNLGPKLIEGDGQAPEGFYSVDKAALNPGSNFHLSFNIGYPNAYDQHHGRTGSFIMVHGNEVSIGCFAMTDPVIEEIYLVVEAALSAGQDSTPVHVFPFPLTPERLAQAASHSSAAFWEELRPGYEAFQPTQPLPRITVQAGRYVLQK